A window from Citrus sinensis cultivar Valencia sweet orange chromosome 3, DVS_A1.0, whole genome shotgun sequence encodes these proteins:
- the LOC112498169 gene encoding E3 ubiquitin-protein ligase RSL1-like, translating into MGNTLQTPKENLEKEEEEEEEESSGSSFTCEICIEPMAASKKFKNKNRCTHPFCQDCIAKYIQVKVQDDNTAKIECPGLECSHDLDPFSCEPIIPSSLFSKWCDVLCDDYVLGFERSYCPNTNCLALVVNECERNGTLKKAQCPSCKQWFCFQCKLKWHAGFRCEESGNLRDPNDIMFGQLVETMNWTRCPGCGHCVERKNGCSVVMCRFERRLKAFDQIGTFGATFGHSSLFMQEICQI; encoded by the exons ATGGGAAATACACTGCAGACACCAAAAGAAAACctagagaaagaagaagaagaagaagaagaagaaagcagTGGAAGCAGCTTCACTTGTGAGATTTGCATAGAGCCAATGGCAGCAAGCAAGAAATTCAAGAACAAGAATCGCTGCACACACCCTTTCTGTCAAGATTGCATAGCCAAATACATACAAGTGAAGGTCCAAGACGACAACACAGCCAAAATCGAATGCCCTGGATTAGAGTGTAGTCATGACTTAGACCCTTTTTCTTGCGAACCCATCATCCCATCGagtcttttttcaaaatggtGTGATGTTCTTTGCGACGATTATGTTCTGGGGTTCGAGAGAAGCTACTGTCCCAACACAAACTGCTTGGCTTTGGTAGTGAATGAGTGTGAGAGAAATGGGACATTGAAGAAAGCTCAGTGCCCAAGTTGCAAGCAATGGTTCTGTTTTCAGTGCAAGTTGAAATGGCATGCTGGCTTCAGATGTGAAGAAAGTGGGAACTTGAGGGACCCAAATGATATTATGTTTGGGCAGCTTGTGGAGACGATGAATTGGACTAGGTGCCCTGGCTGTGGCCACTGTGTTGAGCGCAAGAACGGCTGCTCTGTTGTCATGTGCAg atttgagCGTCGATTGAAAGCGTTTGATCAGATCGGCACTTTTGGTGCCACTTTTGGTCACTCATCTCTTTTTATGCAGGAAATATGCCAGATATAA